Genomic DNA from Corallococcus silvisoli:
GCTCGCGCACGCCCCTCCAGGGGCCCATGCAGCTGCAGCGCGGCGCCGCCAACATCGCGGTGCGCGGCCCCTGCGACATCACGCCCGTCACCATCCTCTGCGAGCCCCGCGGCCTCACCAAGGGCATGCCGTGGTGGAAGGTGCCCGCGAGGGCCATGCACTACATCATCCGCGTGGAGGACGACATCCCCGTCTCGTCCAAGGACGCGGACGCGGGCGACGCGGCGAAGGCCGCGCGCCAGCTCACCACCCGTCTGCACGATCACTTCTCCCGGGAGAGCCAGGGTCATGTTGGAGCTTGAGCACGAAATCAAGCGACTGGTCATCGAGACGCTGAACCTCGAAGACCTCACGCCGGAGGACATCGATCCGGCCGCGCCGCTGTTCGTCGAGGGACTGGGGCTGGATTCCATCGACGCCCTGGAGCTCGGCCTGGCGCTGCAGAAGTCCTATGGCGTCGTGCTGGCGAGCGACTCCAAGGAGAACCGCCGTCACTTCGCCAGTGTGCGGGCGCTCGCGGATTTCGTCAGCACCCACCGCACGCGATCCTGAGCCCCCCAAAACCAGAGCGAGGAGTCACCCCATGACCAAGGACGAGTTGTTCGAGCGCCTGAGCGCCATCCTCCAGGAAACCTTCGACATCGAGCCGTCGCGCATCATCCCGGAGGCGCGGCTGCACGACGACCTGGACATCGACAGCATTGACGCCATCGACCTGCTGGTGCGCCTGAAGCCGGTGGCGGGCCAGCGCGTTCCGCCGGAGGTCTTCCGCTCCGTGCGCACGCTGCAGGACGTGGTGGACGCGCTGCACGGGCTGCTCGGCAGCGACTCCGCCGCCGCGTGAAGCGTCTGCGCCCGGTGCTGTTGGGGCTCGTGAG
This window encodes:
- a CDS encoding phosphopantetheine-binding protein, which codes for MLELEHEIKRLVIETLNLEDLTPEDIDPAAPLFVEGLGLDSIDALELGLALQKSYGVVLASDSKENRRHFASVRALADFVSTHRTRS
- a CDS encoding acyl carrier protein; protein product: MTKDELFERLSAILQETFDIEPSRIIPEARLHDDLDIDSIDAIDLLVRLKPVAGQRVPPEVFRSVRTLQDVVDALHGLLGSDSAAA